A stretch of the uncultured Trichococcus sp. genome encodes the following:
- the glgA gene encoding glycogen synthase GlgA, with product MKILFAASEAAPFFKTGGLGDVAYALPKELVKQGVDIRVVLPYYSTMPAKYKEDIKELLHFRVQVGWKSMYCDVKTLELEGITYYFIDNQAYFNRPSLYGQMDDAERFGFFSLAICEMMEKIDFIPDVVHVNDWHTAMVPVLLVDKYHWIEAYQGIRKVITIHNIRFQGIYDPSVLNSIFGTGMNIYHEAGVKYYENVNFMKGGINFSDVVTTVSPSYANEIQTQEFGEGLEGTLRYNSWKIKGIINGIDYDINDPETDPKLEYHFSADDLTGKAKNKAALQERLGLEVNPDIPLITSVGRLTDQKGYQLVQEKTEELLNARDVQVAILGTGEAEYENSFRYFAAKYPDRFAAVIDFDITLAQQMYAGADLFLMPSAFEPCGLSQMISLRYGTLPIVHETGGLKDTVVPYNSYTGEGTGFTFMDFSGYTMLGTIYRALDVYENQPKAWLEMVRTAMSSDFSWKEPAKDYLDVYQSLVNE from the coding sequence ATGAAAATATTATTTGCCGCAAGTGAGGCTGCTCCTTTTTTTAAAACAGGCGGGCTCGGAGATGTCGCGTACGCATTGCCGAAGGAGTTAGTGAAACAAGGCGTGGATATCAGGGTAGTGCTTCCTTATTATTCAACTATGCCTGCAAAGTACAAAGAAGACATCAAGGAACTGCTGCACTTCCGCGTGCAAGTCGGCTGGAAAAGTATGTACTGCGATGTGAAAACATTGGAATTGGAAGGCATTACTTATTACTTCATCGACAATCAAGCCTATTTCAATCGTCCTTCCTTGTACGGTCAAATGGATGATGCCGAAAGATTCGGTTTCTTCTCCTTGGCGATCTGCGAGATGATGGAAAAAATTGATTTCATCCCGGATGTTGTGCATGTGAATGATTGGCATACGGCCATGGTTCCGGTCTTGCTTGTGGATAAATACCACTGGATCGAAGCTTATCAAGGCATCCGCAAAGTCATCACAATCCACAATATCCGTTTCCAGGGAATCTATGATCCTTCCGTCCTGAACAGCATCTTCGGGACAGGCATGAACATCTACCACGAAGCTGGCGTCAAGTATTATGAGAACGTCAACTTCATGAAAGGCGGCATCAATTTTTCTGATGTCGTCACAACGGTCAGCCCGTCCTATGCGAATGAAATCCAGACGCAGGAATTCGGCGAAGGATTGGAAGGGACGCTGCGGTACAACAGCTGGAAAATCAAAGGCATCATCAACGGAATCGATTACGATATCAATGATCCGGAAACCGACCCGAAGCTGGAATACCATTTCTCTGCCGACGATCTGACCGGAAAAGCGAAAAATAAAGCGGCCCTGCAGGAGCGATTGGGATTGGAAGTGAATCCCGATATCCCGTTGATCACGAGCGTTGGACGCTTGACGGATCAGAAAGGCTATCAGCTTGTGCAGGAAAAAACCGAAGAATTATTGAATGCGCGTGATGTCCAGGTTGCCATCCTTGGGACCGGGGAAGCGGAATATGAGAATTCCTTCCGTTACTTTGCTGCCAAATATCCTGATCGTTTTGCGGCTGTCATCGATTTTGACATTACCTTGGCGCAGCAGATGTACGCAGGCGCGGATCTATTCCTGATGCCTTCTGCTTTCGAACCGTGCGGCCTATCGCAGATGATTTCCTTGCGTTACGGTACGTTGCCGATTGTGCACGAAACGGGCGGTCTGAAAGATACGGTAGTTCCTTACAATTCATACACAGGAGAAGGCACCGGATTCACTTTCATGGACTTCAGTGGCTACACGATGCTCGGGACTATCTACCGTGCCCTGGATGTATATGAGAACCAACCGAAAGCCTGGTTGGAAATGGTGCGGACAGCTATGAGCAGCGATTTCAGCTGGAAAGAACCGGCCAAGGATTATCTGGACGTCTATCAGTCATTAGTCAACGAATAA
- a CDS encoding glycogen/starch/alpha-glucan phosphorylase yields MAFDVQEFKKEYKKTFEELFAYSYEDGSKTEQFIALGDLVRGRYSEDWIQTIKNYNKNKEKQVYYFSMEFLPGRMLKSNLLNMGILDCVKQGMDELGLDLDEVARAEVDPALGNGGLGRLASCFMDSIASTGLAGNGNGIRYRYGLFKQKFINGYQIELPENWLRNRNVWEVRKENKAVIVRFGGNVSFTQDGDGKLRVHHENTRDILAVPYDTAQVGYNNGAVNNLRLWSAEIPYGDEARFSTEEQREEVKRITEVLYPDDSNYEGRLLRVQQEYFFSSAGVQSIIRYFKKLKLDWSLFPDKIAIHINDTHPTLAIPELMRILLDEEGLTWDQAWEITKKTVSYTNHTILQEAMERWPETMIADLLPRIHQIIQEINRRHIDKKTPLYGEDLTQRTAIIANGQIKMANLAIIGSHSVNGVAKLHTDILMADTLHDFYVMYPQKFNNKTNGITQRRWVQIANENLTTMLDETIGTEWKSNPEEIKILKAHRDNKNVLDKLEQVKLANKKRFAAYALQEMGIEIDPTALFDVQIKRLHAYKRQLLNVLHILDRYLQLKDNPKLNLQKRVFIFGAKAAPSYYYAKQIIKLINSIADMINNDPDINDKIKIVFVENYGVSLAELIIPAADISEQISLAGKEASGTSNMKLMANGAITMATLDGANVEIRDNVGEENIFIFGLKSDEVQEYYRNGVYNSREFYEKNPRLKRILNLLIDGTIPGVETEGRDIFDSLVMYNDEYFLLKDFDSYLQAQYEADVAFSDRARWNRMALMNIASSGPFSSDYTILRYADEIWKIKPQF; encoded by the coding sequence ATGGCATTTGACGTTCAAGAGTTCAAAAAAGAATACAAAAAAACATTCGAAGAATTATTCGCCTATAGTTATGAGGATGGTTCAAAAACGGAACAGTTCATTGCTTTGGGGGACTTGGTCCGTGGGCGCTATTCCGAAGATTGGATACAAACGATAAAGAATTATAACAAGAATAAGGAAAAGCAAGTTTATTACTTTTCGATGGAGTTTTTGCCTGGGAGGATGCTGAAAAGCAATCTCCTGAACATGGGTATACTGGACTGCGTCAAACAGGGTATGGATGAGCTGGGACTGGATTTGGATGAGGTGGCGCGTGCTGAAGTTGATCCGGCATTGGGGAACGGCGGACTCGGCAGATTGGCGTCCTGCTTCATGGATTCGATCGCGTCGACCGGACTTGCCGGAAACGGCAACGGAATCCGCTACCGTTATGGTCTTTTTAAGCAAAAATTCATCAACGGCTATCAGATTGAATTGCCTGAGAATTGGCTCCGTAACCGGAATGTGTGGGAAGTCAGGAAAGAGAATAAAGCCGTCATCGTCCGTTTCGGCGGAAATGTCAGTTTTACGCAGGATGGAGACGGCAAGCTGCGTGTGCACCACGAAAACACCCGCGATATCCTTGCAGTCCCTTACGATACGGCGCAAGTCGGCTACAATAATGGTGCCGTCAACAACCTGCGTCTTTGGTCAGCGGAAATTCCTTACGGGGATGAAGCGCGCTTTTCGACGGAAGAACAGCGTGAAGAAGTCAAGCGCATCACGGAAGTGTTGTATCCGGATGATTCCAACTACGAAGGTCGCCTTTTGCGCGTTCAGCAGGAATACTTCTTCTCTTCTGCGGGCGTCCAAAGCATCATCCGCTATTTCAAGAAATTGAAACTTGACTGGAGCCTTTTCCCGGATAAAATCGCAATCCATATCAATGATACCCATCCGACTTTGGCGATTCCTGAACTGATGCGGATTCTGTTGGATGAGGAAGGGTTGACGTGGGATCAAGCGTGGGAAATCACGAAGAAAACAGTCAGCTACACCAACCACACGATTCTTCAGGAAGCGATGGAGCGTTGGCCGGAAACGATGATTGCGGACTTGTTGCCGCGCATCCATCAGATCATCCAGGAAATCAACCGCCGCCATATCGACAAAAAAACGCCTTTATACGGTGAAGATCTTACCCAGCGCACTGCCATCATCGCCAATGGCCAGATCAAGATGGCCAACCTTGCCATCATCGGCAGCCATAGCGTCAATGGGGTCGCAAAATTGCATACGGATATTCTGATGGCTGATACGCTGCATGACTTCTATGTGATGTATCCGCAAAAATTCAACAACAAAACGAACGGAATCACGCAGCGTCGTTGGGTTCAGATCGCAAATGAAAATCTGACCACGATGCTTGATGAGACCATCGGTACAGAGTGGAAGAGCAATCCTGAAGAAATAAAAATCCTGAAGGCGCACCGCGACAACAAAAATGTCCTGGATAAGCTGGAGCAAGTCAAGCTGGCAAACAAAAAACGTTTTGCGGCCTATGCGCTGCAAGAGATGGGCATCGAAATTGATCCGACTGCGTTGTTCGACGTCCAGATCAAACGACTGCATGCCTACAAACGCCAATTGTTGAATGTGTTGCACATCTTGGATAGATATCTGCAACTGAAGGATAATCCAAAGCTTAATTTGCAGAAGCGCGTCTTTATTTTCGGTGCCAAAGCCGCACCTAGCTATTATTATGCGAAACAGATCATCAAACTGATCAATTCGATTGCTGATATGATCAACAATGACCCTGACATCAATGACAAAATCAAGATTGTTTTTGTTGAGAACTATGGTGTTTCCTTGGCGGAATTGATCATCCCGGCGGCCGACATCAGCGAACAGATTTCTCTTGCCGGTAAGGAGGCCTCCGGAACCAGCAACATGAAGTTGATGGCGAATGGGGCTATCACGATGGCTACCCTCGATGGTGCCAATGTTGAAATCCGCGATAATGTAGGTGAAGAAAACATCTTCATCTTTGGGCTGAAGAGCGATGAAGTACAGGAATATTACCGGAACGGCGTGTATAATTCGAGAGAGTTCTACGAAAAGAATCCACGTCTGAAACGGATCTTGAATCTGCTGATTGATGGCACGATTCCGGGCGTGGAGACGGAAGGTCGGGATATCTTCGATTCATTGGTCATGTACAATGATGAATATTTCCTGCTGAAGGATTTTGACAGCTATCTTCAAGCGCAATATGAGGCGGATGTGGCCTTTTCTGACAGGGCTAGGTGGAATCGCATGGCGCTGATGAATATCGCGAGCTCAGGGCCGTTTTCATCCGATTACACGATTTTGCGTTACGCAGATGAAATCTGGAAGATCAAACCACAGTTTTAA
- a CDS encoding DUF4828 domain-containing protein — MKKNNPWRIVVGLSVVASISSALFKSNRNAGKSLSTSYTPYIGTWKNDAQSLKVEITDNLEILLNNKKLKATLEEAKPNELVFRDHFGYYLILKKDTSPTLTIYDEAEEQEFYFKRENDQ, encoded by the coding sequence GTGAAAAAAAATAATCCTTGGAGGATCGTCGTCGGATTATCCGTAGTCGCAAGCATCAGCTCTGCTTTGTTCAAGTCAAATCGCAATGCCGGTAAGAGTCTGTCAACATCGTACACCCCTTACATCGGCACATGGAAAAACGACGCACAGTCCTTGAAGGTCGAAATTACTGATAACCTGGAGATTCTCCTCAACAACAAAAAATTAAAGGCTACCCTTGAGGAAGCCAAACCCAACGAACTGGTCTTCCGCGACCATTTCGGCTATTATCTGATTCTGAAAAAAGATACCTCCCCCACATTGACCATCTATGATGAGGCGGAAGAGCAGGAATTCTACTTCAAACGCGAAAACGATCAATGA
- a CDS encoding aspartate kinase yields the protein MKVIKFGGSSLANGTQLKKVLQIVKDDADRRIVVVSAPGKRNDSDEKVTDLLIKLADEVKNKEDHQETLKTILKRYQDIVDELEIDPGVMDIISNNYKKLIQTKFYNELYALDAYKASGEDNSAILVAAFFKKEGIPAKYVNPKDAGLLVTDNPGNARVLPESFNNLYALRDSKEVIVFPGFFGYTKDGQLLTFSRGGSDISGAIVANGVKASLYENFTDVDAIYVANPKLVKHPKKIKQLTYREMRELSYSGFSVFHDEALQPAFSAGIPVVVKNTNNPSAPGTSITRTKPENKQIVSGIASSTGFMSIYIGKYLMNREVGFGRKVLRIFEDFDLNFEHMPSGIDDLSIILRANQMTMQQEQELLYRLKNELEADDVQVKGGICLLMIVGEGMVNSVGTVAKACTALAEADINLEMINQGSSEVSIMFGIDEKDEARAVKVLYDAFFPAKKD from the coding sequence TTGAAGGTTATTAAATTTGGCGGGAGTTCCCTTGCGAATGGGACTCAATTGAAAAAAGTCTTACAGATTGTGAAAGATGACGCAGACAGAAGAATCGTGGTCGTTTCAGCACCAGGCAAGCGCAATGACTCGGATGAAAAAGTTACGGATCTGCTGATCAAACTGGCTGACGAGGTAAAGAACAAAGAGGATCACCAAGAAACCTTAAAGACAATCCTGAAAAGATATCAAGATATCGTTGATGAATTGGAAATCGATCCGGGCGTGATGGACATCATTTCCAACAACTATAAGAAATTGATCCAGACGAAATTCTACAACGAATTGTATGCGTTGGATGCGTACAAAGCCAGCGGTGAAGACAACAGCGCAATTCTTGTGGCCGCATTTTTCAAGAAAGAGGGCATCCCGGCCAAATACGTCAACCCGAAGGATGCCGGACTTTTGGTAACCGACAATCCAGGGAATGCGCGGGTATTGCCGGAATCATTCAATAATCTTTACGCATTGCGTGACTCGAAAGAAGTCATCGTTTTCCCGGGCTTTTTTGGCTACACAAAGGACGGACAATTGCTCACTTTTTCAAGAGGGGGATCGGACATTTCCGGCGCAATCGTTGCGAACGGGGTCAAAGCCAGCCTTTATGAAAACTTCACGGACGTGGATGCCATTTATGTGGCAAACCCTAAACTGGTCAAACATCCGAAAAAAATTAAGCAATTGACCTATCGTGAAATGCGTGAACTATCCTACAGCGGATTTTCGGTCTTCCATGATGAAGCTTTGCAGCCTGCATTCAGCGCCGGCATCCCGGTAGTCGTCAAAAACACCAACAATCCCTCTGCTCCAGGCACCAGCATCACGAGAACGAAGCCAGAAAATAAACAGATCGTTTCCGGTATCGCAAGCTCGACCGGCTTCATGAGCATTTATATCGGCAAATATTTGATGAACCGAGAAGTCGGCTTTGGCCGCAAAGTTCTGCGGATTTTTGAAGATTTCGATCTGAATTTCGAACACATGCCATCAGGTATCGATGATTTGTCGATCATCCTGCGCGCCAACCAAATGACGATGCAGCAGGAACAAGAACTGTTGTACCGTTTGAAGAACGAATTGGAAGCAGACGATGTTCAGGTCAAGGGCGGCATCTGCTTGTTGATGATCGTCGGTGAAGGCATGGTCAATTCCGTCGGTACAGTAGCGAAAGCCTGTACCGCGTTAGCCGAAGCGGACATTAATCTTGAAATGATCAACCAAGGTTCATCGGAAGTCAGCATTATGTTCGGTATCGATGAAAAGGATGAAGCCAGAGCAGTCAAAGTCCTGTACGATGCCTTTTTCCCGGCAAAAAAAGACTAG
- a CDS encoding heavy metal translocating P-type ATPase translates to MKDLFKNKAMIATMISGVLIILGIVLQWQNLDTAAAIIFVLSFIIGGYKQAKEGFIDTVENKHLNVDILMVLAAVGASLIGYWMEGALLIFIFSLSGSLEEYATDKSTEAITALMNIVPETAKRINSDGSIEDVAVKELKVGDTLLVPKGASIPIDGAIVSGQGLIDEAAISGESIPVEKTVGDDIFGSTINLSEALTMTVTKESKDTLFAKIIRMVEEAQKTPSKTASFINRIENTYVKVVLVFVPVMIAVFYFLLDWGWNESFYRGMVLLTVASPCALVASATPAVLSAISNAAKRGILFKGGIPIENFSEMDCIAFDKTGTLTEGKPKVTEASYLADTDEKHIMSVVYALEHSSTHPIATALVQHLDTEKYTKSQMDTIQDLTGFGLAGEAFGSQWKIGKKTFVVNEPENKSPLVQEAFALQNEGKTVIYVSQDDKVVAYYALLDMPKPEAKDMIAFFKTNGVHTIMITGDNEATGQTIGKQLGVDEIRANCLPEDKTAILKDLQAKYKLVGMVGDGVNDAPALANADIGIAMGEGTDIAMETADVVLMKSELDKLEYCYGLSKKLKKITMQNIIFSITVILILIISNLFQVINLPLGVIGHEGSTILVILNSLRLLAEIPTHHFQGTAKAAGKTSSTGIAHGK, encoded by the coding sequence ATGAAAGACTTATTCAAGAATAAAGCAATGATCGCAACCATGATAAGCGGCGTTCTCATCATTCTTGGCATTGTGTTGCAATGGCAAAACTTAGATACGGCTGCAGCCATCATTTTTGTACTATCATTCATCATAGGCGGCTATAAACAAGCAAAAGAAGGCTTCATCGATACGGTCGAAAACAAACACCTGAATGTCGACATATTGATGGTGCTTGCCGCAGTAGGTGCCTCGCTGATCGGCTACTGGATGGAAGGGGCATTGCTCATCTTCATCTTCTCGCTATCCGGTTCACTGGAGGAATACGCGACCGACAAGAGTACCGAAGCGATCACAGCATTGATGAACATCGTCCCGGAAACCGCAAAACGCATCAACTCGGATGGCTCCATCGAAGATGTTGCCGTAAAAGAGCTGAAAGTCGGTGATACTTTATTGGTCCCCAAAGGCGCCAGCATCCCCATCGACGGTGCAATCGTATCGGGTCAAGGCTTGATTGATGAGGCAGCCATTTCCGGCGAGTCCATCCCTGTCGAAAAGACTGTAGGCGATGACATCTTCGGAAGCACAATCAATCTGAGCGAAGCGCTGACGATGACTGTCACGAAAGAATCCAAGGATACCCTTTTCGCCAAAATCATCCGCATGGTGGAAGAAGCGCAAAAGACCCCTTCGAAGACCGCAAGCTTCATTAACCGCATCGAAAATACTTACGTTAAAGTCGTCCTTGTCTTTGTGCCGGTCATGATCGCCGTTTTTTATTTTCTTCTGGATTGGGGCTGGAATGAGTCCTTCTATCGCGGCATGGTACTGTTGACAGTCGCTTCCCCTTGCGCATTGGTGGCATCGGCCACTCCGGCTGTCCTTTCGGCCATTTCCAATGCAGCCAAGCGCGGGATCCTATTCAAAGGCGGCATCCCGATCGAGAACTTCTCCGAGATGGATTGCATCGCATTCGACAAAACGGGTACGCTGACGGAAGGAAAGCCGAAAGTGACGGAAGCCAGCTATCTGGCAGACACAGATGAAAAACACATCATGTCCGTTGTCTACGCTCTGGAGCACTCCTCCACCCATCCGATTGCTACCGCGTTAGTCCAACATCTTGACACGGAGAAATATACGAAGTCGCAAATGGATACAATCCAGGACCTCACCGGATTCGGACTGGCTGGCGAAGCGTTCGGAAGCCAATGGAAAATCGGCAAAAAAACCTTCGTTGTAAACGAGCCGGAGAATAAGTCCCCCCTTGTGCAGGAAGCTTTCGCGCTCCAGAACGAAGGAAAGACCGTCATCTATGTCTCACAGGATGACAAAGTCGTAGCCTATTACGCTTTATTGGATATGCCCAAGCCAGAGGCAAAAGATATGATCGCCTTTTTCAAAACCAATGGTGTCCATACAATCATGATCACCGGCGACAATGAAGCAACCGGACAGACAATCGGTAAGCAATTGGGGGTGGATGAAATCCGCGCGAATTGCCTTCCCGAGGATAAGACTGCGATTCTTAAAGATCTTCAGGCGAAATACAAACTGGTCGGCATGGTCGGGGACGGCGTTAATGATGCACCTGCACTGGCTAACGCCGATATCGGCATCGCTATGGGCGAAGGAACGGATATCGCCATGGAAACAGCGGATGTGGTACTGATGAAGAGCGAGCTGGACAAGTTGGAGTATTGTTATGGATTGTCCAAGAAGCTGAAAAAAATCACCATGCAGAACATCATCTTCTCGATCACCGTCATCCTTATTCTGATCATCTCTAATCTGTTCCAAGTCATCAATCTTCCGCTCGGGGTAATTGGACATGAAGGCAGCACGATACTGGTCATCCTGAACAGTCTGCGTCTCCTGGCAGAAATACCTACCCACCACTTTCAAGGCACTGCCAAAGCTGCCGGGAAAACGTCCAGTACCGGCATTGCGCACGGAAAATAA
- a CDS encoding undecaprenyl-diphosphate phosphatase, with amino-acid sequence MEFIEILKAIILGIVEGITEWLPISSTGHMILVEEFIQLNLSQAFKEMFFYVIQLGAILAVVVIYFHKLNPFSPSKTKEEKNQTWDIWKKVVIGCIPAGVIGLPLNDWADENLLNATVVALALIIYGILFIVIENRHKDREPSITEFSELTYMKAFQIGLFQALSIIPGTSRSGSSILGSIVLGTSRFIATEFSFFMSIPIMFGISFLKIIKFGFDFTGLEFAVLLSGMITAFLVSIVAIKFLIGYLKRNDFKAFGWYRIVLGAIVLIYFMLV; translated from the coding sequence ATGGAATTTATAGAAATATTGAAAGCAATCATCCTCGGCATCGTCGAAGGCATCACCGAATGGCTACCCATCAGCAGCACGGGTCACATGATCCTCGTCGAAGAATTCATCCAGTTGAACCTATCGCAAGCATTCAAAGAGATGTTCTTCTACGTAATCCAATTGGGGGCCATCCTGGCTGTAGTAGTCATTTATTTTCACAAACTGAATCCCTTTTCCCCAAGCAAAACGAAAGAAGAAAAAAACCAGACTTGGGACATCTGGAAAAAAGTCGTCATCGGTTGCATCCCGGCAGGCGTAATCGGTTTGCCCTTGAACGATTGGGCCGACGAAAACCTGTTGAACGCAACAGTTGTTGCTTTGGCGCTGATCATCTACGGTATTTTATTCATCGTTATCGAAAACCGGCATAAAGACCGCGAGCCAAGCATCACCGAATTCAGCGAGTTGACCTACATGAAAGCTTTCCAGATCGGATTGTTCCAGGCACTTTCGATCATCCCGGGAACATCGCGCTCCGGTTCTTCAATCCTAGGAAGCATCGTGTTGGGAACTTCCCGCTTCATCGCGACGGAGTTCTCTTTCTTCATGAGCATTCCGATTATGTTCGGGATCAGCTTTTTGAAGATCATCAAATTCGGTTTCGACTTTACCGGCCTTGAATTCGCTGTCCTTTTGTCTGGCATGATCACCGCTTTCCTTGTTTCGATCGTCGCTATCAAGTTCCTGATCGGCTATTTGAAACGCAACGACTTCAAGGCGTTCGGTTGGTATCGTATCGTACTTGGGGCAATCGTCTTGATTTATTTTATGTTAGTCTGA
- a CDS encoding PTS glucose transporter subunit IIA, whose protein sequence is MFGFFKKSDKKEKLPVEKEILYSPANGVVVPVSDVADPVFSQKMMGDGFAVIPADGNIYSPAKGKVLSVFPTKHAVGILLDSGLELLLHMGLDTVELNGKPFEIFVKEGQSLTADTLIAKVDLAQLQEAGKNSAMVVVITNMDKVKNFSLDVTGEAAVKAEIGSVLPKE, encoded by the coding sequence ATGTTTGGGTTTTTTAAGAAGAGTGATAAGAAGGAGAAACTACCGGTTGAGAAAGAAATCTTATATTCACCAGCAAACGGTGTAGTGGTTCCGGTTTCGGATGTTGCAGATCCAGTGTTTTCCCAAAAAATGATGGGTGACGGATTTGCAGTCATTCCTGCTGATGGAAACATTTATTCTCCAGCAAAAGGAAAAGTATTGAGTGTATTCCCGACAAAGCATGCAGTAGGCATCTTGTTGGACAGCGGCTTGGAACTTTTGTTGCATATGGGATTGGACACGGTTGAGTTGAACGGGAAACCGTTCGAAATCTTTGTGAAGGAAGGTCAATCTTTGACTGCGGATACACTGATCGCCAAAGTCGATCTGGCGCAACTGCAGGAAGCCGGTAAAAATTCTGCGATGGTCGTCGTCATCACAAACATGGATAAGGTCAAAAATTTCAGCTTGGATGTGACCGGGGAAGCTGCCGTAAAAGCAGAAATCGGAAGCGTTCTGCCGAAAGAATAA
- a CDS encoding flavin reductase family protein, protein MQHFNSEELNTKQMYKFLTGSIIPRPIAWITTQNPETQVVNAAPFSFFSVASNVLPLISVAILRNGGKIKDSARNLLASGQGVVHIVSEDLVEEMNRTAAQLPDTESEIDLTELTLIASRTVSVPAIKDAKVRMEISVHQYVPLKDAEGAVLTDLFILRVEEFLFDESVFDQEKQYVLADELKPVARLAGNDYTKLGEIFSLERP, encoded by the coding sequence ATGCAGCATTTCAATAGCGAAGAACTCAACACAAAACAAATGTACAAATTTTTGACCGGGAGCATCATCCCACGCCCGATTGCCTGGATCACCACCCAGAATCCGGAAACGCAAGTAGTCAATGCCGCGCCCTTCAGTTTTTTCAGCGTCGCCTCTAATGTGCTCCCGCTGATCAGTGTCGCCATTCTGAGAAACGGCGGAAAAATTAAGGATTCCGCCAGAAACTTGCTTGCTTCCGGACAAGGCGTCGTCCACATCGTCAGCGAGGATTTGGTGGAAGAGATGAACAGGACGGCCGCCCAATTGCCCGACACGGAGAGCGAAATCGATTTGACGGAATTGACGTTGATCGCCAGCCGAACAGTATCAGTCCCTGCCATCAAAGACGCGAAAGTTCGGATGGAAATCAGTGTCCACCAATATGTGCCGCTTAAGGATGCGGAAGGCGCCGTGCTGACGGATCTGTTCATCTTACGTGTCGAAGAGTTCCTTTTTGATGAATCGGTCTTCGATCAGGAGAAACAGTACGTTTTGGCCGACGAATTGAAGCCTGTCGCAAGGCTGGCCGGCAACGACTATACAAAGCTCGGGGAAATTTTTTCGCTGGAACGACCTTAA
- a CDS encoding VOC family protein, translating to MITGFHHLTAITKDAEKNKTFYTEILGLRLVKQTINQDNLTDPHLFYGDYQGSPGTILTFFELSRVGQRHEEDSFIHDVLLKIPQGSLTFWKKRLSARAVRSIANDAASCTFRDPDDMEISLIEVPEVVAPDQATRHSDVSAEYQIIGIQGIHYTVSDLEKTETFFRDVLGMILVDHTSHPIPAPGEESKLIQSTSLKPTRLGKGAIDHIAYSVPDRGDLDLILDKAKEYKITVEKIIDRGYFHSLYLREPSGLRIEIATEQPGFTLDEPLEKLGETFALPDFLEPKRKAIEAAILNRKK from the coding sequence ATGATCACAGGTTTTCACCATCTCACCGCCATCACAAAAGACGCGGAAAAGAACAAAACTTTTTACACCGAAATTTTGGGATTGCGACTTGTCAAACAGACGATCAATCAGGACAATTTGACAGATCCCCACCTTTTTTATGGCGACTACCAGGGATCTCCGGGTACGATATTGACCTTTTTCGAGTTGTCGAGAGTCGGTCAACGTCACGAAGAAGACAGTTTCATCCATGATGTGCTGCTGAAGATCCCTCAAGGCAGCCTGACGTTCTGGAAAAAAAGACTCAGCGCGCGGGCCGTTCGCTCCATCGCGAACGATGCAGCAAGTTGCACTTTCCGAGATCCGGACGACATGGAAATCAGCTTGATCGAAGTACCCGAAGTGGTCGCACCCGATCAGGCTACTCGCCACAGCGACGTATCTGCAGAATACCAGATCATCGGTATCCAAGGAATCCACTATACCGTGTCCGACCTGGAGAAAACGGAGACCTTTTTCCGCGACGTGCTGGGCATGATACTGGTAGATCATACTTCCCATCCGATCCCTGCTCCGGGTGAGGAAAGTAAGCTGATCCAGTCCACGAGCCTGAAACCTACCCGTCTAGGCAAAGGCGCCATCGACCACATCGCTTACAGTGTTCCGGACCGCGGAGACTTGGATCTGATCCTCGATAAGGCAAAAGAATATAAGATCACTGTAGAAAAAATCATCGACCGCGGTTATTTCCATAGCCTTTACCTGCGCGAGCCGAGCGGACTACGCATCGAAATAGCGACTGAGCAACCGGGCTTCACACTTGACGAACCGTTGGAAAAACTCGGAGAAACGTTTGCTCTCCCTGATTTCCTGGAACCAAAACGAAAGGCAATCGAAGCCGCTATCCTGAACAGAAAGAAGTGA